One Oncorhynchus kisutch isolate 150728-3 linkage group LG13, Okis_V2, whole genome shotgun sequence DNA window includes the following coding sequences:
- the LOC109902314 gene encoding PDZK1-interacting protein 1 isoform X1: protein MGRATTGILWLMLTLGVVTAQIGKVDRTLPQWLTGIIAVGVFLFLIFVAFLVNKAWCQDSSTSEERIKGYFLRHPRMSIGSEARNRGNKFHGSKDLTGWRPKNVSVWRPLAMPRPTETTIIPVWIQSGTEMTRVHMRTWPLKVWRTKPLPCDR from the exons ATGGGTAGGGCGACAACAGGGATTCTTTGGTTGATGCTAACTCTGGGAGTCGTCACAGCTCAAATAG GTAAGGTGGATCGGACACTGCCCCAGTGGCTGACAGGCATCATAGCTGTGGGTGTGTTTCTCTTCCTCATCTTCGTGGCGTTTCTGGTCAACAAGGCCTGGTGTCAGGACTCAAG cACATCGGAGGAGAGGATTAAAGGTTACTTCCTCAGACATCCTCGAATGAGCATTGGGAGCGAGGCAAGGAATCGAGGAAACAAGTTTCACGGAAGCAAGGATTTGACAG GCTGGAGACCAAAGAATGTGAGTGTGTGGAGACCACTGGCTATGCCAAGACCAACAGAGACAACTATAATACCAGTCTGGATACAGTCAG GAACGGAGATGACGAGGGTGCATATGAGAACATGGCCCTTGAAAGTGTGGAGGACAAAGCCACTGCCATGTGACCGATAA
- the tal1 gene encoding T-cell acute lymphocytic leukemia protein 1 homolog, whose amino-acid sequence MMEKLKPEVGQLSPMGKECKSPHHDSMTTSIAGRVSGEGCEAGGETQEAASANSAERDRVPGERCNGTILFNAVTKETAYHSEQKKEVPVIELARRGGLVDIKARELTADGNHRIQTTELCRPPIQLPLPSRDPLLSETRMVQLSQPGFSLPARAMLYSNFAQPLATMNSGYGGEMEQYGMYPSHRIKRRPAPYEIEINDGNGSQPKIVRRIFTNSRERWRQQNVNGAFADLRQLIPTHPPDKKLSKNEILRLAMKYINFLAKLLDDQEGVLEAGDSGGIVGARTHEARGEGLVREELLQGMLSPSNSSCGSLLDGDGSPDSYTDDQDLSIGSRRPTSRGLHHHSGLHIDEQNQR is encoded by the exons ATGATGGAAAAACTGAAACCAGAAGTTGGGCAGCTCAGTCCTATGGGCAAGGAATGCAAGTCTCCACATCACGACAGCATGACGACTTCCATAGCAGGTCGTGTAAGTGGGGAGGGGTGCGAGGCTGGTGGTGAGACACAGGAAGCGGCGTCGGCGAACTCCGCTGAGAGGGATCGTGTCCCGGGGGAGCGCTGCAACGGGACTATCCTCTTTAATGCAGTTACCAAGGAAACGGCGTACCACAGCGAGCAAAAAAAGGAAGTGCCGGTGATCGAGTTGGCCAGAAGAGGAGGGCTCGTGGACATAAAAGCTAGGGAGCTGACGGCAGACGGCAATCACAGGATACAGACCACCGAGCTGTGCAGACCTCCTATTCAACTGCCACTGCCTTCCCGGGACCCGTTGTTAAGCGAAACTCGAATGGTGCAGTTGAGCCAACCTGGGTTCTCTCTACCTGCACGAGCGATGCTGTACAGTAACTTTGCTCAACCGCTTGCTACAATGAACAG TGGATACGGTGGGGAGATGGAACAGTATGGCATGTATCCCAGCCATCGGATAAAACGTCGACCAGCGCCCTATGAGATTGAAATCAACGATGGTAATG gctCACAGCCCAAAATCGTGAGGCGGATATTCACCAACAGTCGTGAGCGCTGGCGCCAGCAGAATGTGAATGGTGCCTTCGCTGACCTCCGCCAGCTCATCCCCACACACCCGCCCGACAAGAAGCTCTCCAAGAACGAGATCCTCCGACTGGCCATGAAGTACATAAACTTCCTGGCCAAGCTCCTGGACGACCAGGAAGGTGTGTTGGAGGCCGGCGACAGCGGTGGTATTGTGGGGGCGCGGACCCACGAGGCCCGAGGGGAGGGCCTGGTCCGGGAAGAGCTCCTCCAGGGAATGCTGTCGCCCAGCAACTCCAGTTGCGGGAGTCTTCTGGACGGGGACGGTAGTCCCGACAGCTACACCGATGACCAGGATTTGTCTATAGGGTCCCGAAGGCCCACCTCCAGAGGCCTCCATCATCACTCTGGACTCCACATTGACGAACAAAACCAGAGATGA
- the LOC109902314 gene encoding PDZK1-interacting protein 1 isoform X2 → MGRATTGILWLMLTLGVVTAQIGKVDRTLPQWLTGIIAVGVFLFLIFVAFLVNKAWCQDSRLETKECECVETTGYAKTNRDNYNTSLDTVRNGDDEGAYENMALESVEDKATAM, encoded by the exons ATGGGTAGGGCGACAACAGGGATTCTTTGGTTGATGCTAACTCTGGGAGTCGTCACAGCTCAAATAG GTAAGGTGGATCGGACACTGCCCCAGTGGCTGACAGGCATCATAGCTGTGGGTGTGTTTCTCTTCCTCATCTTCGTGGCGTTTCTGGTCAACAAGGCCTGGTGTCAGGACTCAAG GCTGGAGACCAAAGAATGTGAGTGTGTGGAGACCACTGGCTATGCCAAGACCAACAGAGACAACTATAATACCAGTCTGGATACAGTCAG GAACGGAGATGACGAGGGTGCATATGAGAACATGGCCCTTGAAAGTGTGGAGGACAAAGCCACTGCCATGTGA